A genomic stretch from Lathyrus oleraceus cultivar Zhongwan6 chromosome 2, CAAS_Psat_ZW6_1.0, whole genome shotgun sequence includes:
- the LOC127118731 gene encoding RING-H2 finger protein ATL54, translating to MARIQRKLFPTEATSNQTLDCYGFCDPLCPSNCYTNTNYYFTPPPLEHTTQVNHIGSYFIILISLFSLIFIIIVFYIIKVKCYNEMCGWRINNSIRSQGFNNEELLNENRDHPVWLIATVGLQQSIINSITVCKYRKNEGLIEGTECSVCLSEFREDETLRLLPKCSHAFHISCIDTWLRSHTNCPLCRASIVSNNVTPEVTLLNSEQENNNFGRNQETQMENPRNDQENVLNNNVAFENMIGESSDESSESRRYHQVVEKEMHKVSVWKAITQKSSKTMRRCSIEERLHVKPVAMKKSLNLHGRKSFKKRYATMI from the coding sequence ATGGCTAGGATCCAAAGAAAGCTCTTCCCAACAGAAGCTACCTCAAACCAAACCTTAGATTGTTATGGCTTTTGTGATCCTTTATGTCCTTCAAATTGTTACACTAACACAAATTACTATTTCACACCCCCACCTTTAGAACATACTACACAAGTTAACCATATTGGCTCCTACTTCATCATCCTTATTTCATTATTCTCTTTGATTTTTATCATCATTGTTTTCTATATCATCAAAGTGAAATGCTATAATGAAATGTGTGGTTGGAGAATCAACAACTCCATTCGGTCTCAAGGCTTTAACAACGAAGAGCTTCTCAATGAAAATCGCGATCACCCCGTGTGGCTCATCGCTACGGTTGGTTTGCAACAATCAATTATAAACTCGATTACGGTTTGCAAGTATAGAAAAAACGAAGGACTAATCGAAGGAACGGAATGTTCCGTTTGTTTGAGCGAGTTTCGTGAAGATGAAACTTTAAGACTATTGCCAAAGTGTAGTCATGCTTTTCACATTTCTTGTATTGATACTTGGTTGAGATCTCATACTAATTGTCCTCTTTGTCGAGCCAGCATTGTTTCCAACAACGTTACTCCTGAAGTAACGTTGTTGAATTCGGAACAGGAAAATAACAACTTCGGAAGAAACCAAGAGACTCAAATGGAGAATCCGAGGAATGATCAAGAGAATGTGTTAAACAACAATGTTGCATTTGAAAACATGATTGGTGAATCAAGTGATGAATCATCTGAATCTAGAAGATATCATCAAGTTGTTGAGAAAGAGATGCACAAGGTTAGTGTTTGGAAGGCCATTACTCAAAAAAGTAGCAAAACAATGCGTCGATGTTCGATTGAAGAGCGTTTGCATGTAAAGCCGGTGGCTATGAAAAAGTCTTTAAATCTACATGGAAGGAAGAGTTTCAAAAAGAGATATGCGACTATGATTTGA